The following coding sequences are from one Haliotis asinina isolate JCU_RB_2024 chromosome 3, JCU_Hal_asi_v2, whole genome shotgun sequence window:
- the LOC137277184 gene encoding uncharacterized protein, giving the protein MRATVIALSLLYVITVVVHDVDGTFFRRRFGFRTYRRRIPYRPRIIQRPYYPKTAKPPHPTPKPHFPATTPAPTTSKHHPPPSIKPKLTDVPTVPLPPKQTDDKTPYLPYPYPPYYPPPPHYYYPPPQPYPPQQPYPPQQPYPRQPTVTVRDCVSDGCDNSCSHMTYISGVKHCCPQCSKDVSMTTGTNDKGDFCLCTYQRTVQY; this is encoded by the exons ATGAGAGCAACAGTTATCGCCCTTTCTCTCCTCTACGTCATCACTGTCGTCGTTCATGACGTTGACGGCACATTCTTTCGGAGACGTTTTGGTTTCCGAACATACAGGCGCCGGATTCCCTACAGGCCGCGCATAATACAACGCCCTTATTATCCAAAAACCGCCAAACCTCCCCATCCAACTCCAAAACCTCATTTTCCAGCGACAACGCCAGCACCAACAACGTCCAAACACCACCCACCACCTTCAATAAAACCTAAATTAACTGATGTCCCTACCGTCCCGCTGCCACCAAAACAAACAGACGACAAAACCCCGTATCTCCCGTATCCGTACCCTCCTTATTATCCTCCGCCTCCACATTACTACTACCCCCCTCCACAACCGTACCCGCCTCAACAGCCATATCCCCCTCAGCAGCCGTACCCCCGACAAC CGACTGTAACAGTCCGCGACTGCGTCAGTGACGGCTGTGACAACTCCTGTTCGCACATGACCTACATCAGCGGCGTCAAACACTGCTGCCCTCAATGTTCCAAAGATGTCTCCATGACGACGGGCACAAACGACAAAGGGGACTTCTGCTTATGCACCTATCAGCGTACTGTCCAGTACTGA
- the LOC137279124 gene encoding uncharacterized protein C56G2.4-like yields MHFRQLCLAFLLSGAKTSYVKDKSENTLCSESRRTWDLPSCLSAIRRRAENIKTFWFGSEYVSKCGEKSEFSVDCYNPKPYSEDSVVSRIFQRGAYDKKSLDKFMEITFIAQPGKYEACGNEFRSLHSKLISVDPLSNQVYTPYELKDMPYFWWESEEKDMFSLIILDPGYINIKGFFINIRGSNVTTGEAIQVYEGPQNPTKNVNPYVFLLFKQKAYIKMPVIWRQKFFHRSSPIDFRELKQQFSLTGPVAMSWVKVVGDPYAADIMKKKGYMNTCPQFIYEAFKAKETPFIPREKKYRPDMNVYVNVTFQSPPVNFNSCCSFFTLPQKTIILNPIGNAKVKAAFARQEVIPKVELSMATAFPSATRDFRDKLLTLIVVDPDVPLPEFGSKEIPFVHWLVVNICDGQVDNGEVVQSYIGPAPPDKKPHNYYFLVFEQGYELEPSEVSSYAAANCSKMFKGRTMDKLEEQMAEAEQEIDTSMHMRKGVEAPGGVLYTGTFSFSDPQSLCTSGTFCYSDPQSHCTPRTFSYSDPPSHCKPTTFSYTVIPSNIVRQELSLTVIHSHVLSAIRYHHSNR; encoded by the exons ATAAGAGTGAGAACACTTTGTGTTCCGAGAGTAGGAGAACCTGGGACCTGCCCTCCTGCCTTAGCGCAATACGTCGGCGAGCAGAGAACATCAAGACGTTCTGGTTCGGATCTGAGTATGTGTCCAAGTGCGGGGAGAAGTCAGAGTTCAGCGTGGACTGCTACAACCCAAAACCCTACTCTGAGGATAGTGTAGTGTCAAGGATCTTCCAGCGCGGCGCCTACGACAAGAAGAGCCTAGACAAGTTTATGGAGATCACTTTCATCGCTCAGCCAG GCAAGTACGAAGCGTGTGGCAATGAGTTCCGATCCCTGCACTCCAAGCTGATCTCCGTGGACCCCCTGTCCAACCAGGTGTACACCCCCTATGAGCTGAAGGACATGCCCTACTTCTGGTGGGAGTCGGAGGAGAAGGATATGTTCTCCCTCATCATCCTCGACCCGGGCTATATCAACATTAAGGGTTTCTTCATCAACATCAGGGGCTCCAACGTCACGACGGGAGAG GCAATACAGGTATATGAGGGACCCCAGAACCCCACGAAGAATGTCAACCCCTACGTGTTCCTGTTGTTCAAGCAGAAGGCCTACATCAAGATGCCAGTCATCTGGAGGCAGAAGTTCTTCCACAGGTCCAGCCCCATTGACTTCCGGGAGCTCAAACAGCAGTTCTCTCTCACAG GGCCGGTTGCGATGTCGTGGGTGAAGGTTGTTGGAGACCCCTACGCTGCAGACATCATGAAGAAGAAGGGCTACATGAACACATGCCCACAGTTTATCTACGAGG CGTTCAAGGCGAAGGAAACACCGTTCATTCCCCGTGAGAAGAAGTACCGCCCTGACATGAATGTCTATGTGAACGTCACCTTCCAGTCGCCCCCCGTCAACTTCAACTCCTGTTGCTCCTTCTTCACGTTGCC ACAAAAAACGATCATTCTCAATCCAATAGGAAATGCCAAAGTGAAAGCTGCGTTCGCACGGCAAGAGGTTATTCCTAAAGTTGAACTCTCCATGGCAACTGCATTCCCCAGCGCCACACGGGACTTCCGGG ACAAACTCCTCACACTGATCGTGGTTGACCCCGATGTTCCACTTCCGGAATTCGGCAGCAAAGAAATACCGTTCGTTCATTGGTTGGTTGTGAACATCTGTGACGGTCAGGTTGATAACGGCGAGGTAGTCCAGAGCTACATCGGACCGGCTCCTCCTGACAAGAAGCCCCACAACTACTACTTCCTGGTGTTTGAGCAGGGCTACGAGTTGGAGCCGTCAGAGGTCTCGTCCTACGCCGCGGCTAACTGCTCCAAGATGTTCAAGGGCAG AACAATGGACAAGCTGGAGGAGCAAATGGCTGAGGCGGAACAGGAAATAGATACATCTATGCACATGCGCAAGGGCGTGGAAGCACCGGGTGGCGTACTGTACACAGGAACGTTCTCTTTCAGTGATCCCCAGTCACTCTGTACGTCAGGAACGTTCTGTTACAGTGATCCCCAGTCACACTGTACCCCAAGAACGTTTTCTTACAGTGATCCACCGTCACACTGTAAGCCAACAACGTTCTCCTATACAGTGATCCCCAGTAATATTGTACGCCAAGAACTTTCTCTTACCGTGATCCACAGCCACGTGCTGAGTGCTATCAGGTATCACCATTCAAATCGTTAA